The proteins below come from a single Bombyx mori chromosome 7, ASM3026992v2 genomic window:
- the LOC119628738 gene encoding synapse-associated protein of 47 kDa isoform X16, with the protein MFSGLTNQVSSWMGAAKGEPQDEEVPTPTKDATAEAAADVERQSPTKGGSKLDIITNVKSQMTGWLGSGIPIPGLRKNEPAAAESAEPAPEPEPELKTDIKDDDDNSSATGGADSRPASTGGTPTEEQPAGVGNVTTKAVAGAKSLGNFLYSAVNKAGAKVSEASAKIKKTVEENGERGDGGRQREEDAPAA; encoded by the exons ATGTTCTCAGGTCTCACAAACCAGGTCAGCTCATGGATGGGAGCCGCTAAGGGCGAGCCGCAAGATGAAGAAGTACCCACCCCTACCAAAGACGCAACAGCAGAGGCCGCAGCCGACGTCGAAAGACAAAG TCCAACTAAAGGTGGCAGCAAGCTGGACATCATCACCAACGTGAAGTCACAGATGACCGGTTGGCTTGGTTCTGGCATCCCTATACCCGGGTTGAGAAAAAATGAACCTGCTGCTGCTGAATCTGCGGAGCCAGCTCCCGAACCAGAGCCTGAATTGAAGACAGACATCAAGGACGACGATGATAACTCCAG TGCCACTGGCGGCGCGGACAGCCGACCAGCTTCCACCGGGGGCACCCCTACTGAAGAGCAGCCGGCAGGTGTTGGCAACG TGACAACAAAAGCGGTCGCCGGCGCCAAGTCCCTGGGCAACTTCCTGTACTCCGCCGTGAACAAAGCCGGAGCCAAGGTCAGCGAGGCCAGCGCCAAGATCAAGAAGACGGTGGAAGAGAAC
- the LOC119628738 gene encoding synapse-associated protein of 47 kDa isoform X2, whose product MFSGLTNQVSSWMGAAKGEPQDEEVPTPTKDATAEAAADVERQSPTKGGSKLDIITNVKSQMTGWLGSGIPIPGLRKNEPAAAESAEPAPEPEPELKTDIKDDDDNSSATGGADSRPASTGGTPTEEQPAGVGNGQQSKKQLFTVDALEVPDMQELTTKAVAGAKSLGNFLYSAVNKAGAKVSEASAKIKKTVEENVSTRLGFPGLVGESTTVVIS is encoded by the exons ATGTTCTCAGGTCTCACAAACCAGGTCAGCTCATGGATGGGAGCCGCTAAGGGCGAGCCGCAAGATGAAGAAGTACCCACCCCTACCAAAGACGCAACAGCAGAGGCCGCAGCCGACGTCGAAAGACAAAG TCCAACTAAAGGTGGCAGCAAGCTGGACATCATCACCAACGTGAAGTCACAGATGACCGGTTGGCTTGGTTCTGGCATCCCTATACCCGGGTTGAGAAAAAATGAACCTGCTGCTGCTGAATCTGCGGAGCCAGCTCCCGAACCAGAGCCTGAATTGAAGACAGACATCAAGGACGACGATGATAACTCCAG TGCCACTGGCGGCGCGGACAGCCGACCAGCTTCCACCGGGGGCACCCCTACTGAAGAGCAGCCGGCAGGTGTTGGCAACG GTCAACAGAGTAAAAAACAGTTATTCACAGTAGACGCTCTAGAAGTGCCCGATATGCAGGAGT TGACAACAAAAGCGGTCGCCGGCGCCAAGTCCCTGGGCAACTTCCTGTACTCCGCCGTGAACAAAGCCGGAGCCAAGGTCAGCGAGGCCAGCGCCAAGATCAAGAAGACGGTGGAAGAGAACGTGAGTACTAGATTAGGTTTTCCAGGTCTGGTCGGGGAATCTACTACAGTTGTGATTTcatga
- the LOC119628738 gene encoding synapse-associated protein of 47 kDa isoform X18, whose amino-acid sequence MFSGLTNQVSSWMGAAKGEPQDEEVPTPTKDATAEAAADVERQSPTKGGSKLDIITNVKSQMTGWLGSGIPIPGLRKNEPAAAESAEPAPEPEPELKTDIKDDDDNSRYNSATGGADSRPASTGGTPTEEQPAGVGNVTTKAVAGAKSLGNFLYSAVNKAGAKVSEASAKIKKTVEENMIRLYHRN is encoded by the exons ATGTTCTCAGGTCTCACAAACCAGGTCAGCTCATGGATGGGAGCCGCTAAGGGCGAGCCGCAAGATGAAGAAGTACCCACCCCTACCAAAGACGCAACAGCAGAGGCCGCAGCCGACGTCGAAAGACAAAG TCCAACTAAAGGTGGCAGCAAGCTGGACATCATCACCAACGTGAAGTCACAGATGACCGGTTGGCTTGGTTCTGGCATCCCTATACCCGGGTTGAGAAAAAATGAACCTGCTGCTGCTGAATCTGCGGAGCCAGCTCCCGAACCAGAGCCTGAATTGAAGACAGACATCAAGGACGACGATGATAACTCCAGGTATAATAG TGCCACTGGCGGCGCGGACAGCCGACCAGCTTCCACCGGGGGCACCCCTACTGAAGAGCAGCCGGCAGGTGTTGGCAACG TGACAACAAAAGCGGTCGCCGGCGCCAAGTCCCTGGGCAACTTCCTGTACTCCGCCGTGAACAAAGCCGGAGCCAAGGTCAGCGAGGCCAGCGCCAAGATCAAGAAGACGGTGGAAGAGAAC
- the LOC119628738 gene encoding synapse-associated protein of 47 kDa isoform X7 produces the protein MFSGLTNQVSSWMGAAKGEPQDEEVPTPTKDATAEAAADVERQSPTKGGSKLDIITNVKSQMTGWLGSGIPIPGLRKNEPAAAESAEPAPEPEPELKTDIKDDDDNSSATGGADSRPASTGGTPTEEQPAGVGNGQQSKKQLFTVDALEVPDMQELTTKAVAGAKSLGNFLYSAVNKAGAKVSEASAKIKKTVEENVLKFFPAKQLIKLWK, from the exons ATGTTCTCAGGTCTCACAAACCAGGTCAGCTCATGGATGGGAGCCGCTAAGGGCGAGCCGCAAGATGAAGAAGTACCCACCCCTACCAAAGACGCAACAGCAGAGGCCGCAGCCGACGTCGAAAGACAAAG TCCAACTAAAGGTGGCAGCAAGCTGGACATCATCACCAACGTGAAGTCACAGATGACCGGTTGGCTTGGTTCTGGCATCCCTATACCCGGGTTGAGAAAAAATGAACCTGCTGCTGCTGAATCTGCGGAGCCAGCTCCCGAACCAGAGCCTGAATTGAAGACAGACATCAAGGACGACGATGATAACTCCAG TGCCACTGGCGGCGCGGACAGCCGACCAGCTTCCACCGGGGGCACCCCTACTGAAGAGCAGCCGGCAGGTGTTGGCAACG GTCAACAGAGTAAAAAACAGTTATTCACAGTAGACGCTCTAGAAGTGCCCGATATGCAGGAGT TGACAACAAAAGCGGTCGCCGGCGCCAAGTCCCTGGGCAACTTCCTGTACTCCGCCGTGAACAAAGCCGGAGCCAAGGTCAGCGAGGCCAGCGCCAAGATCAAGAAGACGGTGGAAGAGAAC
- the LOC119628738 gene encoding synapse-associated protein of 47 kDa isoform X11, whose product MFSGLTNQVSSWMGAAKGEPQDEEVPTPTKDATAEAAADVERQSPTKGGSKLDIITNVKSQMTGWLGSGIPIPGLRKNEPAAAESAEPAPEPEPELKTDIKDDDDNSRYNSATGGADSRPASTGGTPTEEQPAGVGNVTTKAVAGAKSLGNFLYSAVNKAGAKVSEASAKIKKTVEENIYYGQRWCIFVKKGYSS is encoded by the exons ATGTTCTCAGGTCTCACAAACCAGGTCAGCTCATGGATGGGAGCCGCTAAGGGCGAGCCGCAAGATGAAGAAGTACCCACCCCTACCAAAGACGCAACAGCAGAGGCCGCAGCCGACGTCGAAAGACAAAG TCCAACTAAAGGTGGCAGCAAGCTGGACATCATCACCAACGTGAAGTCACAGATGACCGGTTGGCTTGGTTCTGGCATCCCTATACCCGGGTTGAGAAAAAATGAACCTGCTGCTGCTGAATCTGCGGAGCCAGCTCCCGAACCAGAGCCTGAATTGAAGACAGACATCAAGGACGACGATGATAACTCCAGGTATAATAG TGCCACTGGCGGCGCGGACAGCCGACCAGCTTCCACCGGGGGCACCCCTACTGAAGAGCAGCCGGCAGGTGTTGGCAACG TGACAACAAAAGCGGTCGCCGGCGCCAAGTCCCTGGGCAACTTCCTGTACTCCGCCGTGAACAAAGCCGGAGCCAAGGTCAGCGAGGCCAGCGCCAAGATCAAGAAGACGGTGGAAGAGAAC
- the LOC119628738 gene encoding synapse-associated protein of 47 kDa isoform X4 yields MFSGLTNQVSSWMGAAKGEPQDEEVPTPTKDATAEAAADVERQSPTKGGSKLDIITNVKSQMTGWLGSGIPIPGLRKNEPAAAESAEPAPEPEPELKTDIKDDDDNSRYNSATGGADSRPASTGGTPTEEQPAGVGNGQQSKKQLFTVDALEVPDMQELTTKAVAGAKSLGNFLYSAVNKAGAKVSEASAKIKKTVEENVLKFFPAKQLIKLWK; encoded by the exons ATGTTCTCAGGTCTCACAAACCAGGTCAGCTCATGGATGGGAGCCGCTAAGGGCGAGCCGCAAGATGAAGAAGTACCCACCCCTACCAAAGACGCAACAGCAGAGGCCGCAGCCGACGTCGAAAGACAAAG TCCAACTAAAGGTGGCAGCAAGCTGGACATCATCACCAACGTGAAGTCACAGATGACCGGTTGGCTTGGTTCTGGCATCCCTATACCCGGGTTGAGAAAAAATGAACCTGCTGCTGCTGAATCTGCGGAGCCAGCTCCCGAACCAGAGCCTGAATTGAAGACAGACATCAAGGACGACGATGATAACTCCAGGTATAATAG TGCCACTGGCGGCGCGGACAGCCGACCAGCTTCCACCGGGGGCACCCCTACTGAAGAGCAGCCGGCAGGTGTTGGCAACG GTCAACAGAGTAAAAAACAGTTATTCACAGTAGACGCTCTAGAAGTGCCCGATATGCAGGAGT TGACAACAAAAGCGGTCGCCGGCGCCAAGTCCCTGGGCAACTTCCTGTACTCCGCCGTGAACAAAGCCGGAGCCAAGGTCAGCGAGGCCAGCGCCAAGATCAAGAAGACGGTGGAAGAGAAC
- the LOC119628738 gene encoding synapse-associated protein of 47 kDa isoform X6, producing MFSGLTNQVSSWMGAAKGEPQDEEVPTPTKDATAEAAADVERQSPTKGGSKLDIITNVKSQMTGWLGSGIPIPGLRKNEPAAAESAEPAPEPEPELKTDIKDDDDNSSATGGADSRPASTGGTPTEEQPAGVGNGQQSKKQLFTVDALEVPDMQELTTKAVAGAKSLGNFLYSAVNKAGAKVSEASAKIKKTVEENGERGDGGRQREEDAPAA from the exons ATGTTCTCAGGTCTCACAAACCAGGTCAGCTCATGGATGGGAGCCGCTAAGGGCGAGCCGCAAGATGAAGAAGTACCCACCCCTACCAAAGACGCAACAGCAGAGGCCGCAGCCGACGTCGAAAGACAAAG TCCAACTAAAGGTGGCAGCAAGCTGGACATCATCACCAACGTGAAGTCACAGATGACCGGTTGGCTTGGTTCTGGCATCCCTATACCCGGGTTGAGAAAAAATGAACCTGCTGCTGCTGAATCTGCGGAGCCAGCTCCCGAACCAGAGCCTGAATTGAAGACAGACATCAAGGACGACGATGATAACTCCAG TGCCACTGGCGGCGCGGACAGCCGACCAGCTTCCACCGGGGGCACCCCTACTGAAGAGCAGCCGGCAGGTGTTGGCAACG GTCAACAGAGTAAAAAACAGTTATTCACAGTAGACGCTCTAGAAGTGCCCGATATGCAGGAGT TGACAACAAAAGCGGTCGCCGGCGCCAAGTCCCTGGGCAACTTCCTGTACTCCGCCGTGAACAAAGCCGGAGCCAAGGTCAGCGAGGCCAGCGCCAAGATCAAGAAGACGGTGGAAGAGAAC
- the LOC119628738 gene encoding synapse-associated protein of 47 kDa isoform X1: MFSGLTNQVSSWMGAAKGEPQDEEVPTPTKDATAEAAADVERQSPTKGGSKLDIITNVKSQMTGWLGSGIPIPGLRKNEPAAAESAEPAPEPEPELKTDIKDDDDNSRYNSATGGADSRPASTGGTPTEEQPAGVGNGQQSKKQLFTVDALEVPDMQELTTKAVAGAKSLGNFLYSAVNKAGAKVSEASAKIKKTVEENIYYGQRWCIFVKKGYSS, encoded by the exons ATGTTCTCAGGTCTCACAAACCAGGTCAGCTCATGGATGGGAGCCGCTAAGGGCGAGCCGCAAGATGAAGAAGTACCCACCCCTACCAAAGACGCAACAGCAGAGGCCGCAGCCGACGTCGAAAGACAAAG TCCAACTAAAGGTGGCAGCAAGCTGGACATCATCACCAACGTGAAGTCACAGATGACCGGTTGGCTTGGTTCTGGCATCCCTATACCCGGGTTGAGAAAAAATGAACCTGCTGCTGCTGAATCTGCGGAGCCAGCTCCCGAACCAGAGCCTGAATTGAAGACAGACATCAAGGACGACGATGATAACTCCAGGTATAATAG TGCCACTGGCGGCGCGGACAGCCGACCAGCTTCCACCGGGGGCACCCCTACTGAAGAGCAGCCGGCAGGTGTTGGCAACG GTCAACAGAGTAAAAAACAGTTATTCACAGTAGACGCTCTAGAAGTGCCCGATATGCAGGAGT TGACAACAAAAGCGGTCGCCGGCGCCAAGTCCCTGGGCAACTTCCTGTACTCCGCCGTGAACAAAGCCGGAGCCAAGGTCAGCGAGGCCAGCGCCAAGATCAAGAAGACGGTGGAAGAGAAC
- the LOC119628738 gene encoding synapse-associated protein of 47 kDa isoform X3 — protein MFSGLTNQVSSWMGAAKGEPQDEEVPTPTKDATAEAAADVERQSPTKGGSKLDIITNVKSQMTGWLGSGIPIPGLRKNEPAAAESAEPAPEPEPELKTDIKDDDDNSRYNSATGGADSRPASTGGTPTEEQPAGVGNGQQSKKQLFTVDALEVPDMQELTTKAVAGAKSLGNFLYSAVNKAGAKVSEASAKIKKTVEENGERGDGGRQREEDAPAA, from the exons ATGTTCTCAGGTCTCACAAACCAGGTCAGCTCATGGATGGGAGCCGCTAAGGGCGAGCCGCAAGATGAAGAAGTACCCACCCCTACCAAAGACGCAACAGCAGAGGCCGCAGCCGACGTCGAAAGACAAAG TCCAACTAAAGGTGGCAGCAAGCTGGACATCATCACCAACGTGAAGTCACAGATGACCGGTTGGCTTGGTTCTGGCATCCCTATACCCGGGTTGAGAAAAAATGAACCTGCTGCTGCTGAATCTGCGGAGCCAGCTCCCGAACCAGAGCCTGAATTGAAGACAGACATCAAGGACGACGATGATAACTCCAGGTATAATAG TGCCACTGGCGGCGCGGACAGCCGACCAGCTTCCACCGGGGGCACCCCTACTGAAGAGCAGCCGGCAGGTGTTGGCAACG GTCAACAGAGTAAAAAACAGTTATTCACAGTAGACGCTCTAGAAGTGCCCGATATGCAGGAGT TGACAACAAAAGCGGTCGCCGGCGCCAAGTCCCTGGGCAACTTCCTGTACTCCGCCGTGAACAAAGCCGGAGCCAAGGTCAGCGAGGCCAGCGCCAAGATCAAGAAGACGGTGGAAGAGAAC
- the LOC119628738 gene encoding synapse-associated protein of 47 kDa isoform X5: MFSGLTNQVSSWMGAAKGEPQDEEVPTPTKDATAEAAADVERQSPTKGGSKLDIITNVKSQMTGWLGSGIPIPGLRKNEPAAAESAEPAPEPEPELKTDIKDDDDNSSATGGADSRPASTGGTPTEEQPAGVGNGQQSKKQLFTVDALEVPDMQELTTKAVAGAKSLGNFLYSAVNKAGAKVSEASAKIKKTVEENIYYGQRWCIFVKKGYSS; encoded by the exons ATGTTCTCAGGTCTCACAAACCAGGTCAGCTCATGGATGGGAGCCGCTAAGGGCGAGCCGCAAGATGAAGAAGTACCCACCCCTACCAAAGACGCAACAGCAGAGGCCGCAGCCGACGTCGAAAGACAAAG TCCAACTAAAGGTGGCAGCAAGCTGGACATCATCACCAACGTGAAGTCACAGATGACCGGTTGGCTTGGTTCTGGCATCCCTATACCCGGGTTGAGAAAAAATGAACCTGCTGCTGCTGAATCTGCGGAGCCAGCTCCCGAACCAGAGCCTGAATTGAAGACAGACATCAAGGACGACGATGATAACTCCAG TGCCACTGGCGGCGCGGACAGCCGACCAGCTTCCACCGGGGGCACCCCTACTGAAGAGCAGCCGGCAGGTGTTGGCAACG GTCAACAGAGTAAAAAACAGTTATTCACAGTAGACGCTCTAGAAGTGCCCGATATGCAGGAGT TGACAACAAAAGCGGTCGCCGGCGCCAAGTCCCTGGGCAACTTCCTGTACTCCGCCGTGAACAAAGCCGGAGCCAAGGTCAGCGAGGCCAGCGCCAAGATCAAGAAGACGGTGGAAGAGAAC
- the LOC119628738 gene encoding synapse-associated protein of 47 kDa isoform X15, translating into MFSGLTNQVSSWMGAAKGEPQDEEVPTPTKDATAEAAADVERQSPTKGGSKLDIITNVKSQMTGWLGSGIPIPGLRKNEPAAAESAEPAPEPEPELKTDIKDDDDNSSATGGADSRPASTGGTPTEEQPAGVGNVTTKAVAGAKSLGNFLYSAVNKAGAKVSEASAKIKKTVEENIYYGQRWCIFVKKGYSS; encoded by the exons ATGTTCTCAGGTCTCACAAACCAGGTCAGCTCATGGATGGGAGCCGCTAAGGGCGAGCCGCAAGATGAAGAAGTACCCACCCCTACCAAAGACGCAACAGCAGAGGCCGCAGCCGACGTCGAAAGACAAAG TCCAACTAAAGGTGGCAGCAAGCTGGACATCATCACCAACGTGAAGTCACAGATGACCGGTTGGCTTGGTTCTGGCATCCCTATACCCGGGTTGAGAAAAAATGAACCTGCTGCTGCTGAATCTGCGGAGCCAGCTCCCGAACCAGAGCCTGAATTGAAGACAGACATCAAGGACGACGATGATAACTCCAG TGCCACTGGCGGCGCGGACAGCCGACCAGCTTCCACCGGGGGCACCCCTACTGAAGAGCAGCCGGCAGGTGTTGGCAACG TGACAACAAAAGCGGTCGCCGGCGCCAAGTCCCTGGGCAACTTCCTGTACTCCGCCGTGAACAAAGCCGGAGCCAAGGTCAGCGAGGCCAGCGCCAAGATCAAGAAGACGGTGGAAGAGAAC
- the LOC119628738 gene encoding synapse-associated protein of 47 kDa isoform X10 has protein sequence MFSGLTNQVSSWMGAAKGEPQDEEVPTPTKDATAEAAADVERQSPTKGGSKLDIITNVKSQMTGWLGSGIPIPGLRKNEPAAAESAEPAPEPEPELKTDIKDDDDNSSATGGADSRPASTGGTPTEEQPAGVGNGQQSKKQLFTVDALEVPDMQELTTKAVAGAKSLGNFLYSAVNKAGAKVSEASAKIKKTVEENQK, from the exons ATGTTCTCAGGTCTCACAAACCAGGTCAGCTCATGGATGGGAGCCGCTAAGGGCGAGCCGCAAGATGAAGAAGTACCCACCCCTACCAAAGACGCAACAGCAGAGGCCGCAGCCGACGTCGAAAGACAAAG TCCAACTAAAGGTGGCAGCAAGCTGGACATCATCACCAACGTGAAGTCACAGATGACCGGTTGGCTTGGTTCTGGCATCCCTATACCCGGGTTGAGAAAAAATGAACCTGCTGCTGCTGAATCTGCGGAGCCAGCTCCCGAACCAGAGCCTGAATTGAAGACAGACATCAAGGACGACGATGATAACTCCAG TGCCACTGGCGGCGCGGACAGCCGACCAGCTTCCACCGGGGGCACCCCTACTGAAGAGCAGCCGGCAGGTGTTGGCAACG GTCAACAGAGTAAAAAACAGTTATTCACAGTAGACGCTCTAGAAGTGCCCGATATGCAGGAGT TGACAACAAAAGCGGTCGCCGGCGCCAAGTCCCTGGGCAACTTCCTGTACTCCGCCGTGAACAAAGCCGGAGCCAAGGTCAGCGAGGCCAGCGCCAAGATCAAGAAGACGGTGGAAGAGAAC
- the LOC119628738 gene encoding synapse-associated protein of 47 kDa isoform X20, which translates to MFSGLTNQVSSWMGAAKGEPQDEEVPTPTKDATAEAAADVERQSPTKGGSKLDIITNVKSQMTGWLGSGIPIPGLRKNEPAAAESAEPAPEPEPELKTDIKDDDDNSSATGGADSRPASTGGTPTEEQPAGVGNVTTKAVAGAKSLGNFLYSAVNKAGAKVSEASAKIKKTVEENQK; encoded by the exons ATGTTCTCAGGTCTCACAAACCAGGTCAGCTCATGGATGGGAGCCGCTAAGGGCGAGCCGCAAGATGAAGAAGTACCCACCCCTACCAAAGACGCAACAGCAGAGGCCGCAGCCGACGTCGAAAGACAAAG TCCAACTAAAGGTGGCAGCAAGCTGGACATCATCACCAACGTGAAGTCACAGATGACCGGTTGGCTTGGTTCTGGCATCCCTATACCCGGGTTGAGAAAAAATGAACCTGCTGCTGCTGAATCTGCGGAGCCAGCTCCCGAACCAGAGCCTGAATTGAAGACAGACATCAAGGACGACGATGATAACTCCAG TGCCACTGGCGGCGCGGACAGCCGACCAGCTTCCACCGGGGGCACCCCTACTGAAGAGCAGCCGGCAGGTGTTGGCAACG TGACAACAAAAGCGGTCGCCGGCGCCAAGTCCCTGGGCAACTTCCTGTACTCCGCCGTGAACAAAGCCGGAGCCAAGGTCAGCGAGGCCAGCGCCAAGATCAAGAAGACGGTGGAAGAGAAC
- the LOC119628738 gene encoding synapse-associated protein of 47 kDa isoform X12: protein MFSGLTNQVSSWMGAAKGEPQDEEVPTPTKDATAEAAADVERQSPTKGGSKLDIITNVKSQMTGWLGSGIPIPGLRKNEPAAAESAEPAPEPEPELKTDIKDDDDNSSATGGADSRPASTGGTPTEEQPAGVGNVTTKAVAGAKSLGNFLYSAVNKAGAKVSEASAKIKKTVEENVSTRLGFPGLVGESTTVVIS, encoded by the exons ATGTTCTCAGGTCTCACAAACCAGGTCAGCTCATGGATGGGAGCCGCTAAGGGCGAGCCGCAAGATGAAGAAGTACCCACCCCTACCAAAGACGCAACAGCAGAGGCCGCAGCCGACGTCGAAAGACAAAG TCCAACTAAAGGTGGCAGCAAGCTGGACATCATCACCAACGTGAAGTCACAGATGACCGGTTGGCTTGGTTCTGGCATCCCTATACCCGGGTTGAGAAAAAATGAACCTGCTGCTGCTGAATCTGCGGAGCCAGCTCCCGAACCAGAGCCTGAATTGAAGACAGACATCAAGGACGACGATGATAACTCCAG TGCCACTGGCGGCGCGGACAGCCGACCAGCTTCCACCGGGGGCACCCCTACTGAAGAGCAGCCGGCAGGTGTTGGCAACG TGACAACAAAAGCGGTCGCCGGCGCCAAGTCCCTGGGCAACTTCCTGTACTCCGCCGTGAACAAAGCCGGAGCCAAGGTCAGCGAGGCCAGCGCCAAGATCAAGAAGACGGTGGAAGAGAACGTGAGTACTAGATTAGGTTTTCCAGGTCTGGTCGGGGAATCTACTACAGTTGTGATTTcatga
- the LOC119628738 gene encoding synapse-associated protein of 47 kDa isoform X13: MFSGLTNQVSSWMGAAKGEPQDEEVPTPTKDATAEAAADVERQSPTKGGSKLDIITNVKSQMTGWLGSGIPIPGLRKNEPAAAESAEPAPEPEPELKTDIKDDDDNSRYNSATGGADSRPASTGGTPTEEQPAGVGNVTTKAVAGAKSLGNFLYSAVNKAGAKVSEASAKIKKTVEENGERGDGGRQREEDAPAA; encoded by the exons ATGTTCTCAGGTCTCACAAACCAGGTCAGCTCATGGATGGGAGCCGCTAAGGGCGAGCCGCAAGATGAAGAAGTACCCACCCCTACCAAAGACGCAACAGCAGAGGCCGCAGCCGACGTCGAAAGACAAAG TCCAACTAAAGGTGGCAGCAAGCTGGACATCATCACCAACGTGAAGTCACAGATGACCGGTTGGCTTGGTTCTGGCATCCCTATACCCGGGTTGAGAAAAAATGAACCTGCTGCTGCTGAATCTGCGGAGCCAGCTCCCGAACCAGAGCCTGAATTGAAGACAGACATCAAGGACGACGATGATAACTCCAGGTATAATAG TGCCACTGGCGGCGCGGACAGCCGACCAGCTTCCACCGGGGGCACCCCTACTGAAGAGCAGCCGGCAGGTGTTGGCAACG TGACAACAAAAGCGGTCGCCGGCGCCAAGTCCCTGGGCAACTTCCTGTACTCCGCCGTGAACAAAGCCGGAGCCAAGGTCAGCGAGGCCAGCGCCAAGATCAAGAAGACGGTGGAAGAGAAC
- the LOC119628738 gene encoding synapse-associated protein of 47 kDa isoform X17, which produces MFSGLTNQVSSWMGAAKGEPQDEEVPTPTKDATAEAAADVERQSPTKGGSKLDIITNVKSQMTGWLGSGIPIPGLRKNEPAAAESAEPAPEPEPELKTDIKDDDDNSSATGGADSRPASTGGTPTEEQPAGVGNVTTKAVAGAKSLGNFLYSAVNKAGAKVSEASAKIKKTVEENVLKFFPAKQLIKLWK; this is translated from the exons ATGTTCTCAGGTCTCACAAACCAGGTCAGCTCATGGATGGGAGCCGCTAAGGGCGAGCCGCAAGATGAAGAAGTACCCACCCCTACCAAAGACGCAACAGCAGAGGCCGCAGCCGACGTCGAAAGACAAAG TCCAACTAAAGGTGGCAGCAAGCTGGACATCATCACCAACGTGAAGTCACAGATGACCGGTTGGCTTGGTTCTGGCATCCCTATACCCGGGTTGAGAAAAAATGAACCTGCTGCTGCTGAATCTGCGGAGCCAGCTCCCGAACCAGAGCCTGAATTGAAGACAGACATCAAGGACGACGATGATAACTCCAG TGCCACTGGCGGCGCGGACAGCCGACCAGCTTCCACCGGGGGCACCCCTACTGAAGAGCAGCCGGCAGGTGTTGGCAACG TGACAACAAAAGCGGTCGCCGGCGCCAAGTCCCTGGGCAACTTCCTGTACTCCGCCGTGAACAAAGCCGGAGCCAAGGTCAGCGAGGCCAGCGCCAAGATCAAGAAGACGGTGGAAGAGAAC
- the LOC119628738 gene encoding synapse-associated protein of 47 kDa isoform X8: protein MFSGLTNQVSSWMGAAKGEPQDEEVPTPTKDATAEAAADVERQSPTKGGSKLDIITNVKSQMTGWLGSGIPIPGLRKNEPAAAESAEPAPEPEPELKTDIKDDDDNSRYNSATGGADSRPASTGGTPTEEQPAGVGNGQQSKKQLFTVDALEVPDMQELTTKAVAGAKSLGNFLYSAVNKAGAKVSEASAKIKKTVEENMIRLYHRN from the exons ATGTTCTCAGGTCTCACAAACCAGGTCAGCTCATGGATGGGAGCCGCTAAGGGCGAGCCGCAAGATGAAGAAGTACCCACCCCTACCAAAGACGCAACAGCAGAGGCCGCAGCCGACGTCGAAAGACAAAG TCCAACTAAAGGTGGCAGCAAGCTGGACATCATCACCAACGTGAAGTCACAGATGACCGGTTGGCTTGGTTCTGGCATCCCTATACCCGGGTTGAGAAAAAATGAACCTGCTGCTGCTGAATCTGCGGAGCCAGCTCCCGAACCAGAGCCTGAATTGAAGACAGACATCAAGGACGACGATGATAACTCCAGGTATAATAG TGCCACTGGCGGCGCGGACAGCCGACCAGCTTCCACCGGGGGCACCCCTACTGAAGAGCAGCCGGCAGGTGTTGGCAACG GTCAACAGAGTAAAAAACAGTTATTCACAGTAGACGCTCTAGAAGTGCCCGATATGCAGGAGT TGACAACAAAAGCGGTCGCCGGCGCCAAGTCCCTGGGCAACTTCCTGTACTCCGCCGTGAACAAAGCCGGAGCCAAGGTCAGCGAGGCCAGCGCCAAGATCAAGAAGACGGTGGAAGAGAAC